The following proteins are co-located in the Takifugu flavidus isolate HTHZ2018 chromosome 16, ASM371156v2, whole genome shotgun sequence genome:
- the fam241a gene encoding uncharacterized protein FAM241A isoform X1 produces MSGAAPSIPNQFICRQREELLSKTHRRPGVRQLALPQQQARVREPSTACCSVRSLRKLRQRPPSTSNPSSWGCTVEEAARQPRLDDCERMGTLFGMLNKCLRGLGFSHMLFGDRIVEPVVMLFFWLLLWFLGVQALGLVATLCIIIIYIQK; encoded by the exons ATGTCCGGAGCTGCTCCTTCTATTccaaaccagtttatctgtcgCCAGCGCGAAGAGCTGCTGTCAAAGACCCACCGGAGGCCCGGTGTCCGGCAGTTGGCACTCCCACAGCAGCAAGCCAGGGTGAGAGAGCCGAGCACGGCCTGCTGTAGCGTTCGTTCCCTCCGAAAG ctcagacAGCGACCCCCCAGCACCAGTAATCCCAGTTCCTGGGGGTGCACAGTGGAAGAGGCCGCCAGACAGCCACGCCTGGATGACTGTGAGAGAATGGGAACTCTGTTTGGGATGCTCAATAAGTGTCTGCGGGGGCTGGGATTCAGCCACATGTTGTTTGGGGACAGAATAGTGGAACCTGTAGTCATGCTCttcttctggctgctgctttggttcCTGGGCGTCCAGGCTCTGGGCCTGGTGGCAACGctgtgcatcatcatcatctacaTCCAGAAGTAG
- the jkamp gene encoding JNK1/MAPK8-associated membrane protein isoform X1 → MGFWVLQPLHSHSCEVNRVVPEQTSSALVGSQGSSLDEAPQHGGAPGLPHLTSMCVRTLRISVPLLSLLDFWKILVCPRGERTNLQKICERCTESPELYDWLYLGFMAMLPLVLHWFFIEWYSGKKSSSALLQHVTAMLECSVSAVITLLVTEPVGTLGIRSCRVQMLSDWYTMLYNPSPDYVNTLHCTQEAVYPLYTIILIYYAFCLVMMMMLLRPLLVKKIACGLGKSDRFKSIYAALYFFPILTVLQAVGGGLLYYAFPYIILVLSLVTLAVYMSASEIQSFKSLVTKKKRLVVLFSHWLLHAYGIVSISRLDRLEQDLPLLALVPGPTLFYIATAKFTEPSRILSEGGSGH, encoded by the exons ATGGGGTTCTGGgtcctgcagcctctgcacaGTCACAGTTGTGAGGTGAACAGGGTCGTTCCGGAGCAGACGTCATCCGCACTCGTGGGGAGCCAAGGATCCAGTCTTGATGAAGCGCCCCAGCATGGGGGTGCCCCTGGCCTACCGCACCTTACATCCATGTGTGTCAGGACACTCAGGATTTCTGTACCCCTCCTCAGCCTTCTTGACTTCTGGAAGATCCTG GTCTGTCCTCGGGGAGAGAGGACCAACCTGCAGAAGATCTGTGAACGCTGCACAGAGTCCCCTGAGCTGTACGACTGGCTCTACCTGGGCTTCATGGCCATGTTACCACTGGTGCTGCACTGGTTTTTCATCGAGTGGTACTCTGGAAAGAAAAG TTCCAGCGCCCTGCTGCAGCACGTCACAGCCATGCTGGAGTGCAGTGTATCAGCAGTGATCACGCTGCTGGTCACTGAGCCGGTGGGAACGCTCGGCATCCGTTCCTGCCGGGTCCAGATGCTGTCAGACTGGTACACCATGCTGTACAATCCCAGTCCCGACTACGTCAACACCTTGCACTGCACCCAAGAGGCAGTCTATCCGCT CTACACCATCATCTTAATCTATTACGCCTTCTgcctggtgatgatgatgatgctgctgcgccccctgctggtcaagaAGATCGCCTGCGGTCTGGGCAAGTCTGATCGCTTCAAGAGCATCTACGCGGCGTTGTACTTCTTCCCCATCCTTACTGTGCTGCAGGCTGTGGGTGGAGGGCTGCTCT ATTATGCATTTCCCTACATCATCCTGGTCTTGTCATTGGTCACGCTGGCTGTTTACATGTCTGCCTCTGAAATACAG TCTTTTAAGAGTCTGGTCACCAAGAAGAAGCGTCTAGTCGTCCTCTTCAGTCACTGGCTGCTGCACGCCTACGGCATTGTCTCCATCTCCCGcctggacaggctggagcaggaccTGCCTCTGCTGGCTCTGGTTCCAGGACCCACCCTCTTCTACATCGCCACGGCCAAGTTTACAGAGCCCAGCCGCATCCTGTCGGAGGGAGGCAGCGGACACTGA
- the jkamp gene encoding JNK1/MAPK8-associated membrane protein isoform X2 has translation MSVAMSSTCPGLYCGRMMVNGSAEGVCGVCPRGERTNLQKICERCTESPELYDWLYLGFMAMLPLVLHWFFIEWYSGKKSSSALLQHVTAMLECSVSAVITLLVTEPVGTLGIRSCRVQMLSDWYTMLYNPSPDYVNTLHCTQEAVYPLYTIILIYYAFCLVMMMMLLRPLLVKKIACGLGKSDRFKSIYAALYFFPILTVLQAVGGGLLYYAFPYIILVLSLVTLAVYMSASEIQSFKSLVTKKKRLVVLFSHWLLHAYGIVSISRLDRLEQDLPLLALVPGPTLFYIATAKFTEPSRILSEGGSGH, from the exons ATGT CTGTGGCCATGAGCTCCACTTGTCCAGGGCTCTACTGTGGCAGGATGATGGTCAATGGTTCAGCGGAGGGAGTGTGTGGG GTCTGTCCTCGGGGAGAGAGGACCAACCTGCAGAAGATCTGTGAACGCTGCACAGAGTCCCCTGAGCTGTACGACTGGCTCTACCTGGGCTTCATGGCCATGTTACCACTGGTGCTGCACTGGTTTTTCATCGAGTGGTACTCTGGAAAGAAAAG TTCCAGCGCCCTGCTGCAGCACGTCACAGCCATGCTGGAGTGCAGTGTATCAGCAGTGATCACGCTGCTGGTCACTGAGCCGGTGGGAACGCTCGGCATCCGTTCCTGCCGGGTCCAGATGCTGTCAGACTGGTACACCATGCTGTACAATCCCAGTCCCGACTACGTCAACACCTTGCACTGCACCCAAGAGGCAGTCTATCCGCT CTACACCATCATCTTAATCTATTACGCCTTCTgcctggtgatgatgatgatgctgctgcgccccctgctggtcaagaAGATCGCCTGCGGTCTGGGCAAGTCTGATCGCTTCAAGAGCATCTACGCGGCGTTGTACTTCTTCCCCATCCTTACTGTGCTGCAGGCTGTGGGTGGAGGGCTGCTCT ATTATGCATTTCCCTACATCATCCTGGTCTTGTCATTGGTCACGCTGGCTGTTTACATGTCTGCCTCTGAAATACAG TCTTTTAAGAGTCTGGTCACCAAGAAGAAGCGTCTAGTCGTCCTCTTCAGTCACTGGCTGCTGCACGCCTACGGCATTGTCTCCATCTCCCGcctggacaggctggagcaggaccTGCCTCTGCTGGCTCTGGTTCCAGGACCCACCCTCTTCTACATCGCCACGGCCAAGTTTACAGAGCCCAGCCGCATCCTGTCGGAGGGAGGCAGCGGACACTGA
- the fam241a gene encoding uncharacterized protein FAM241A isoform X2, with translation MSGAAPSIPNQFICRQREELLSKTHRRPGVRQLALPQQQARLRQRPPSTSNPSSWGCTVEEAARQPRLDDCERMGTLFGMLNKCLRGLGFSHMLFGDRIVEPVVMLFFWLLLWFLGVQALGLVATLCIIIIYIQK, from the exons ATGTCCGGAGCTGCTCCTTCTATTccaaaccagtttatctgtcgCCAGCGCGAAGAGCTGCTGTCAAAGACCCACCGGAGGCCCGGTGTCCGGCAGTTGGCACTCCCACAGCAGCAAGCCAGG ctcagacAGCGACCCCCCAGCACCAGTAATCCCAGTTCCTGGGGGTGCACAGTGGAAGAGGCCGCCAGACAGCCACGCCTGGATGACTGTGAGAGAATGGGAACTCTGTTTGGGATGCTCAATAAGTGTCTGCGGGGGCTGGGATTCAGCCACATGTTGTTTGGGGACAGAATAGTGGAACCTGTAGTCATGCTCttcttctggctgctgctttggttcCTGGGCGTCCAGGCTCTGGGCCTGGTGGCAACGctgtgcatcatcatcatctacaTCCAGAAGTAG
- the fam241a gene encoding uncharacterized protein FAM241A isoform X3 produces MSGAAPSIPNQFICRQREELLSKTHRRPGVRQLALPQQQARLRQRPPSTSNPSSWGCTVEEAARQPRLDDCFPQDLPEGNDWTTLCSREEQESNFTLCLCDAFWAQHSMQNMQTFGSTPTFNTATSKPSPRG; encoded by the exons ATGTCCGGAGCTGCTCCTTCTATTccaaaccagtttatctgtcgCCAGCGCGAAGAGCTGCTGTCAAAGACCCACCGGAGGCCCGGTGTCCGGCAGTTGGCACTCCCACAGCAGCAAGCCAGG ctcagacAGCGACCCCCCAGCACCAGTAATCCCAGTTCCTGGGGGTGCACAGTGGAAGAGGCCGCCAGACAGCCACGCCTGGATGACT GTTTCCCCCAGGACCTTCCCGAGGGAAATGACTGGACTACATTGTGCAGTCGTGAAGAACAGGAATCCAACTTCACGCTCTGTTTATGTGACGCTTTTTGGGCACAGCACAGCATGCAAAATATGCAAACCTTTGGTTCCACGCCAACATTTAACACAGCCACGTctaaacccagtcctcgagggtga
- the lrit3b gene encoding leucine-rich repeat, immunoglobulin-like domain and transmembrane domain-containing protein 3b: MSSVPINVPSDTVRLRLEKTQISRVPRAAFYNLSELRFLWLTYNSITTVHPSSFVNLKALRELRLDGNFLASFPWEGLRDMPRLQTLGLHNNRLSSLPAHASVFLPNITYLDLSSNSCACESFGLVLDLASHSQILEQPGLQDNPWICDCQISMLMSLSMSLGSPVVLMDQLLICSRAVGQSTILLTPVQFSHCMRPSIQPAATRVISPLGSNVILRCDATGYPTPALAWIKTSPYTDCCQEAIADSSLQLPRFLESFMQDSPRVGVRWSIIILNGLSYEDAGEYRCQARNMAGISEALIKLKVVGVTSSSHLPKRKSVKTGAKPSSKYRRPSKAGSLSVKDQQVRTNVTSSYLNREQLLTF; the protein is encoded by the exons ATGTCTTCTGTTCCAATTAATGTCCCTTCGGACACAGTAAGGCTTCGACTAGAGAAGACTCAGATCTCCAGAGTACCCCGCGCAGCCTTCTACAACCTATCAGAACTGCGGTTCCTGTGGTTGACATACAATTCCATCACAACTGTCCATCCCAGCAGCTTTGTCAACCTGAAGGCCTTGCGAGAGCTGCGTCTTGATGGGAACTTCCTTGCATCCTTCCCCTGGGAGGGGCTCAGGGACATGCCTCGCCTCCAAACTCTGGGTCTTCACAACAACCGCCTGTCCAGCCTCCCAGCCCATGCTTCTGTCTTCCTCCCCAACATCACCTATCTGGACCTGTCCAGCAACAG CTGTGCTTGTGAGAGCTTTGGCTTGGTGTTGGACTTGGCCTCACATTCCCAAATCCTTGAGCAGCCTG GTCTCCAGGACAATCCCTGGATATGTGACTGCCAGATCTCTATGCTGATGTCATTGTCCATGTCTTTGGGGAGCCCTGTGGTTCTCATGGACCAGCTCTTGATCTGCAGTAGAGCTGTGGGGCAATCCACGATACTGCTGACCCCAGTACAATTCTCTCACTGTATGCGGCCTTCCATCCAGCCTGCAGCCACCAGGGTCATCTCTCCACTGGGCAGCAATGTTATTCTCCGTTGTGATGCCACCGGCTATCCAACACCTGCCCTAGCCTGGATCAAAACCTCACCCTACACAG ACTGTTGCCAAGAAGCCATTGCTGACAGCTCCCTCCAGCTGCCCAGGTTTTTGGAGAGTT ttATGCAGGATTCTCCTCGCGTGGGAGTTCGGTGGTCCATCATCATCCTGAATGGATTATCATACGAGGATGCAGGTGAATATCGCTGTCAGGCACGTAACATGGCTGGAATATCTGAAGCGCTGATTAAACTGAAAGTGGTGggagtcaccagctcatccCACCTTCCAAAGAGAAAGTCGGTAAAGACTGGAGCAAAACCATCATCCAAATACAGAAGGCCGTCGAAAGCTGGCTCCCTCTCTGTGAAGGACCAACAGGTACGAACAAATGTCACATCAAGCTACCTTAACAGGGAACAGCTGCTAACCTTCTGA
- the rragd gene encoding ras-related GTP-binding protein D isoform X7 — protein sequence MSRKTDRLAAEDEDSPAVDYWDEEDDLEAFSDAELGCEDGGERGGARRLWSAIPQIPRVRLRVRDNCANFHPAFTRCCGLGFSDSLNPEVKPRILLMGLRRSGKSSIQKVVFHKMSPSETLFLESTNKICREDVSSSSFVSFQIWDFPGQIDFFDPTFDYEMIFRGTGALIFVIDSQDDYVEAVSRLHLTVTRAYKVNTNINFEVFIHKVDGLSDDHKIQKQRDIHRRANDDLVDAGLQSINLSFYLTSIYDHSIFEAFSKVVQKLIPQLPTLENLLNIFISNSCIEKAFLFDVLSKIYIATDSSPVDMSTYELCCDMIDVVIDISCIYGTNRNPNHQVLLC from the exons ATGAGCAGGAAGACCGACAGGCTGGCGGCGGAGGACGAAGACAGCCCGGCCGTGGATTATTGGGATGAAGAGGACGATCTGGAGGCGTTTTCAGACGCGGAGCTCGGCTGTGAGGACGGAGGTGAGCGCGGAGGAGCGCGGAGGCTCTGGAGCGCCATCCCCCAGATCCCGCGAGTCCGACTTCGAGTCCGCGACAACTGCGCCAACTTCCATCCTGCTTTTACTCGCTGCTGTG GGTTGGGCTTCAGCGACTCCTTGAACCCAGAGGTCAAACCTCGTATTCTGTTGATGGGGCTCCGTCGGAGCGGGAAATCCTCCATCCAGAAGGTGGTATTCCATAAAATGTCCCCCAGCGAGACCCTGTTCTTGGAGAGCACCAATAAGATCTGCAGagaagacgtgtccagcagctcGTTTGTCAGTTTCCAGATCTGGGACTTTCCCGGCCAAATTGATTTTTTCGACCCCACTTTCGATTATGAAATGATCTTCCGGGGCACCGGAGCACTGATCTTTGTCATTGACTCCCAG GATGACTACGTGGAGGCTGTAAGCAGACTGCATCTGACTGTGACCCGAGCCTACaaagtaaacacaaacatcaactTCGAGGTATTCATTCATAAAGTAGACGGCCTGTCTGACGACCACAAGATCCAGAAACAGAGAGACATTCACAGACGGGCCAATGATGACCTGGTGGACGCCGGCTTGCAGTCAATAAACCTGAG CTTCTATTTGACCAGCATATATGACCACTCTATATTCGAGGCTTTCAGCAAAGTGGTCCAGAAGCTGATCCCACAACTGCCAACGCTGGAAAACCTGCTCAACATTTTCATCTCA AATTCCTGTATCGAGAAGGCCTTCCTGTTTGACGTGCTCAGCAAGATTTACATCGCCACAGACAGTAGTCCAGTGGACATGTCCACCTATGAGCTGTGCTGTGACATGATTGATGTGGTCATCGACATCTCCTGCATCTACGG CACTAACCGAAATCCTAACCACCAAGTCCTGCTCTGTTGA